In Caldisphaera lagunensis DSM 15908, a single genomic region encodes these proteins:
- the cobA gene encoding uroporphyrinogen-III C-methyltransferase, which produces MNGKVFIVGAGPGDPELITVKALNLIKNADVLIYDRLVSKKLLEYCKSDCELIYVGKSPGKHEMEQEKINEMLVNKAMEGKTVVRLKGGDPYIFGRGEEECSYVIEKGILCEVVPGIPSFIGAAVYAGIPLTNRNISSSFSVITGKEAEEKKISNVKLEEIAKASNTIVILMGISTIKENLETIARVKGYDEKCAIVMNATTDSQRVFVGTIKEILDNYENLHLENPAIIIIGKIVNMRDKLWKKS; this is translated from the coding sequence TTGAATGGGAAAGTTTTTATTGTTGGGGCAGGTCCAGGAGACCCAGAATTAATAACTGTTAAAGCATTAAACTTAATAAAAAATGCAGATGTTTTAATTTATGACAGACTTGTTTCAAAAAAATTATTAGAATATTGTAAAAGTGATTGTGAACTAATATATGTTGGAAAATCTCCAGGAAAACATGAAATGGAACAGGAGAAAATAAATGAAATGTTAGTAAATAAAGCAATGGAAGGAAAAACAGTTGTTAGATTGAAAGGTGGGGATCCTTATATTTTTGGTAGAGGAGAGGAAGAATGCAGTTATGTTATTGAAAAGGGGATTTTATGTGAAGTTGTACCTGGAATTCCTTCATTTATTGGGGCAGCAGTATATGCTGGAATACCGTTAACAAATAGAAATATATCATCAAGTTTTTCTGTAATAACAGGTAAAGAAGCAGAAGAAAAGAAAATCTCAAATGTTAAATTAGAAGAAATAGCTAAAGCAAGTAACACTATTGTAATACTAATGGGGATCTCAACAATAAAAGAAAATTTAGAAACAATAGCTAGAGTAAAAGGTTATGATGAAAAATGTGCTATAGTAATGAATGCAACAACAGATTCTCAAAGAGTATTTGTTGGAACAATTAAAGAAATATTAGATAATTATGAGAATTTACATTTAGAAAATCCAGCAATTATAATTATTGGTAAAATTGTAAACATGAGGGATAAATTGTGGAAAAAAAGTTAA
- a CDS encoding uroporphyrinogen-III synthase, with translation MEKKLILYFGPDYPKHIEDKVDILFVPIIDIIPINGSSKIFYEKLKKCDWIVFTSPRGPRILVDDAKDNNILDSIINEIQSKKLGVVGPETAKSVKKYLYKDVDLMPKSYTGKELANELIKIRTDCIILARSSQGVKDINEILEKNNKKFIEVSIYDEIVNSERLSQVNNYLHENKNIDYIILSSPLIAKAFCDYIRYTNINVIAIGPSTLKEVKDRCPFLNVIVPNEYTLNSAIELIYRNPSP, from the coding sequence GTGGAAAAAAAGTTAATTTTATATTTTGGCCCCGATTATCCTAAGCATATTGAAGATAAGGTTGATATACTCTTTGTTCCCATAATAGATATAATTCCAATAAATGGTTCTTCAAAAATATTTTATGAAAAATTAAAGAAATGCGATTGGATAGTTTTTACAAGTCCAAGAGGGCCTAGAATTCTTGTCGATGATGCAAAGGACAATAATATTCTTGATTCTATAATTAATGAAATTCAAAGTAAGAAGCTTGGCGTTGTAGGTCCAGAAACTGCTAAATCTGTTAAAAAATATTTATATAAGGATGTAGATTTGATGCCAAAAAGTTATACTGGAAAGGAATTAGCAAATGAGCTAATTAAGATAAGAACAGATTGCATTATTCTTGCAAGATCAAGCCAAGGAGTAAAGGATATTAATGAAATATTAGAGAAGAATAATAAAAAATTCATTGAAGTAAGCATATATGATGAAATAGTTAATAGTGAAAGATTAAGTCAAGTAAATAATTATTTACATGAAAATAAAAATATTGATTATATTATATTAAGCTCTCCACTTATTGCTAAGGCATTTTGTGATTACATAAGATATACAAATATTAATGTAATAGCTATAGGTCCATCAACTTTAAAGGAGGTAAAAGATCGCTGTCCATTTCTTAATGTAATAGTTCCTAATGAGTATACATTAAATTCTGCTATTGAATTAATTTACAGAAATCCTAGTCCTTAA
- a CDS encoding bifunctional phosphoglucose/phosphomannose isomerase: protein MVNFSKEVEEMLSLYDSFPKQIEAGYKKGTSLENLDKKFKGIILSGMGGSGVTGDYIKTLGLNSKIDIPIEVVKGDSLPSWVNKDYLVIAISYSGNTHETLSCARQAYSLGAEVIAITSGGKLEELAKQKGSQIVSISKNYYPRTAIAELVSSTLGALKSQNINIINDNEINDAIETLKGTSRGEGLNIANSISDKDLYIISGCGPYELLANRWRQEFSENAKAVVKSEVYPESAHNDIVVWQVDQKYKPAFIMFEADKDNSLCSILTNLLENIYKKQGSTLIKIKPRGNNLFSKLIQGTLLAGYVSTYLAMRKGINPTDTSITGEYKKALEKENLV from the coding sequence TTGGTTAATTTTAGTAAGGAAGTTGAGGAGATGCTTTCTTTATATGATTCCTTTCCAAAACAAATAGAAGCTGGATATAAAAAAGGAACTAGCTTAGAGAATCTAGACAAAAAATTTAAGGGGATTATATTATCTGGTATGGGAGGAAGCGGTGTAACAGGAGATTATATAAAGACTTTGGGATTAAATTCAAAGATAGATATACCTATTGAAGTGGTTAAAGGGGATAGCCTTCCAAGCTGGGTTAATAAAGATTACTTGGTTATAGCCATTAGCTATTCTGGAAATACCCATGAGACCCTATCATGTGCAAGACAAGCATACAGTTTAGGAGCTGAAGTAATAGCAATAACAAGTGGAGGAAAACTTGAAGAATTAGCCAAACAAAAAGGTTCACAAATTGTTTCAATAAGTAAGAATTATTATCCTAGGACTGCAATTGCAGAGCTTGTTTCTTCAACATTAGGGGCTTTAAAATCTCAAAATATAAATATTATAAATGATAATGAAATAAATGATGCTATAGAAACGTTAAAAGGGACATCTAGAGGGGAAGGATTAAACATAGCCAACAGCATTTCTGATAAGGACTTATACATAATTTCAGGTTGTGGACCATATGAACTATTAGCGAACAGGTGGAGACAAGAATTCAGTGAAAACGCTAAAGCAGTTGTAAAATCTGAAGTATATCCTGAGTCAGCTCATAATGATATAGTTGTATGGCAAGTTGATCAAAAATATAAGCCTGCTTTTATAATGTTTGAGGCCGATAAAGATAATAGCTTATGTTCTATTCTTACTAATCTATTAGAAAATATCTATAAAAAACAAGGCTCTACTCTGATAAAGATAAAACCAAGGGGAAATAATTTGTTCTCAAAGCTCATCCAGGGGACATTATTAGCAGGTTACGTATCTACATACTTAGCAATGAGGAAAGGCATTAATCCAACAGACACATCTATAACTGGAGAATATAAGAAGGCTCTAGAAAAAGAAAATTTAGTCTAA
- the hemC gene encoding hydroxymethylbilane synthase yields the protein MKLVISTRGSKLSLKQADLFENYIKNFLNVNIEKKIVKTKGDLILDKPLYEIGEKGLFEKEVNNAVLNGEADLAIHSMKDLPKDIDPRLDIIMVLPREIPNDSLVFSKYKVNDIMEIKENSIVGTSSIRRKSFLMHYNDKVIIKPLRGNIDTRIKKLENNEYDFIILAEAGIRRLNFNINRLLIPLELFPPEPGQGIIAVVGIKDNSIVKEISKYTDKNTYYMAVAEREFLNEAKANCNTPIGAVSIINQNKIMMIVGLASYDGSFMDIIRFKDELNNAKKLGKKAGQYVYSMLDKVLK from the coding sequence TTGAAATTAGTTATTTCAACAAGAGGGAGTAAGTTAAGTCTAAAGCAAGCTGATTTATTTGAAAATTATATAAAAAATTTTTTAAATGTGAATATAGAGAAAAAAATAGTTAAAACTAAAGGAGATCTCATATTAGACAAACCCTTATATGAAATAGGAGAAAAAGGTTTGTTTGAAAAGGAAGTAAACAATGCTGTACTTAACGGAGAAGCTGATTTAGCAATCCATAGCATGAAGGATTTACCTAAAGATATAGATCCGAGACTTGATATAATAATGGTTTTACCAAGAGAAATACCTAATGATTCTTTGGTATTTTCTAAATATAAAGTAAACGATATAATGGAAATTAAGGAGAATTCCATAGTGGGAACATCTAGCATTAGAAGGAAATCGTTTTTAATGCATTATAATGATAAAGTAATAATAAAGCCATTGAGAGGAAATATAGATACAAGGATAAAAAAACTTGAAAATAACGAATATGATTTTATAATATTGGCCGAAGCAGGTATTAGAAGACTTAATTTTAATATAAATAGATTGCTAATTCCTTTAGAATTATTTCCTCCTGAGCCAGGACAAGGCATTATAGCTGTTGTTGGAATTAAAGACAATTCAATAGTTAAGGAAATTTCAAAATATACCGATAAAAATACATATTATATGGCAGTTGCTGAAAGAGAGTTTTTAAATGAAGCTAAGGCAAATTGCAACACACCTATTGGTGCAGTATCTATAATAAATCAAAATAAAATTATGATGATTGTAGGCTTAGCATCATATGATGGTAGTTTTATGGATATAATTAGATTTAAAGACGAATTAAATAATGCTAAAAAGCTAGGAAAGAAAGCCGGTCAATATGTGTATAGCATGTTAGATAAGGTGTTAAAGTAA
- a CDS encoding NAD(P)/FAD-dependent oxidoreductase yields the protein MPDYIVIGSGIVGLSTAYHISEQDKDSSILIIDKYDGPGAGDTSKSAAAFRTAFTSKLNILLSSSSIEFYSHLQKNEKFDLGMRHVGYLFSLDKNNYSVFKKGLEYAEKLGVEFSEIENDYLQNNLGIKTDIEGSEEADIIGAHNIYKSILFKNAGILDPEKIIDYYYGKLKDRNVEFSYGIGIKEFIIEPEKPLGIEGEPFAWEEIKVKGVRLNDGTIVRANKKIISALGAWSNLYLNKIGLDSYSRPKKRQIFSIKADNNELKRILYSKGFNDENTMPFVILPKGVYIRPNPSENTFWIGLSDELGRKIELEDNPVAEENFYLYSILPVLSLYFDQFKEKNPYASWAGHYDISFDGQPIIYEPYESNLIISAGTSGSGIMKGDSIGRITASLALNKEYANLFDNTEFNVSWLGLEGRLVEKELLII from the coding sequence ATGCCAGATTACATTGTAATAGGATCAGGTATTGTGGGTTTATCTACTGCATATCATATTTCAGAACAAGATAAGGATTCCTCTATATTAATTATAGATAAGTATGATGGACCTGGTGCCGGAGATACATCTAAGAGTGCAGCAGCATTTAGAACAGCATTTACAAGCAAATTAAACATCCTGCTTTCTTCTTCTAGCATTGAGTTTTATTCACATTTACAAAAAAATGAAAAATTTGATTTAGGAATGAGACATGTTGGATATTTGTTTTCTTTAGATAAAAATAATTATTCGGTTTTTAAAAAAGGTTTAGAATATGCTGAAAAATTAGGAGTAGAATTTTCTGAAATTGAGAATGATTATTTACAAAATAATCTTGGAATAAAAACTGATATAGAAGGGAGTGAAGAAGCCGATATTATTGGTGCACATAACATATATAAATCTATTTTATTCAAAAATGCTGGTATTTTAGATCCGGAAAAAATAATTGATTATTATTATGGAAAGCTTAAAGATCGTAATGTCGAGTTCTCATATGGAATAGGAATAAAGGAATTTATTATTGAACCAGAAAAACCTCTTGGAATAGAAGGAGAACCTTTTGCCTGGGAAGAAATAAAGGTAAAGGGAGTTAGGCTTAACGATGGAACGATTGTAAGAGCAAATAAAAAAATAATATCTGCATTAGGAGCGTGGAGCAATTTATATTTGAATAAAATTGGATTAGATAGCTATAGTAGGCCTAAGAAAAGACAGATATTTTCTATAAAAGCAGATAATAATGAACTAAAAAGAATATTGTATTCTAAAGGTTTTAATGATGAAAATACTATGCCGTTTGTAATTTTACCAAAAGGTGTATATATTAGGCCTAATCCTTCAGAAAACACCTTTTGGATAGGATTAAGTGATGAATTGGGAAGGAAAATTGAACTGGAAGATAACCCAGTTGCAGAAGAAAACTTTTATTTATATAGTATATTGCCAGTTCTATCGTTATATTTTGATCAGTTTAAAGAAAAAAATCCATATGCATCTTGGGCAGGTCATTATGATATAAGCTTTGATGGGCAACCAATTATTTATGAGCCATATGAAAGCAATTTAATAATTTCAGCAGGAACAAGCGGCAGCGGTATTATGAAAGGAGATTCCATTGGAAGAATAACAGCAAGCCTCGCATTAAATAAAGAATATGCGAATCTTTTTGATAATACAGAGTTTAATGTATCATGGCTTGGTCTAGAAGGTAGACTAGTGGAAAAAGAATTGCTAATAATTTAA
- a CDS encoding aldehyde ferredoxin oxidoreductase family protein: MKGWNGNILWIDLNKEEAKTIEYPKEWAAEYLGGRGLAIRILWEYNKPGIDPFSPENLLIFAIGPLSGMPIPSSGKLQVASKSPLTGGYGDGNIGTLFSVEMRKSGLDAIVFYGKSEKPLLLNIENDKVSFENADDLWGLDSWETEEKLRKRFGRFAGMVEIGPGGENLVRFATVMSQEGRSGGRPGIGAVMGSKKIKAVVIKGTKNVELFDEKNFKIEGIKALKEVRERPGYNFWMREGTMATVDWAQEASVLPTYNFSEGVFDEYKGIDGYTMESLKVDQRGCPGCNMQCGNVILDTEGNKSELDYENVAILGSNLGIPRLQDVAVLNTLADKYGLDTISLGGVLGWGTEASQKGILNVDGRKLEWGDVKTYKELVSEIAFRKTELGNILAEGTMHACNKVGGCDFAVNAKGLEVSAYDCHTAPGMALAFSTSPIGAHHKDAWVISWEVQNDRFSYDREKAAKVIELQRIRGGMFESITTCRLPWVEIGLNLEHYPLLLTYATGIKYTWDTIYDVADRIYALIRAFWIREFNAWDRKYDMPPEKWFKYPLTKGPLKGGRLSYEGYNQLLDHYYDLRGWDKNGVPKIETLKRLNLEFVIPTLEKIVKLS, from the coding sequence ATGAAAGGATGGAATGGTAACATATTATGGATAGATCTCAATAAAGAAGAAGCTAAAACAATAGAATATCCAAAAGAATGGGCTGCCGAATATCTAGGAGGAAGGGGGCTAGCAATAAGGATTTTATGGGAATATAACAAACCAGGGATTGATCCTTTTTCTCCAGAAAACTTGTTAATTTTTGCAATTGGACCCCTATCAGGAATGCCTATACCTAGTAGTGGAAAGCTACAGGTTGCATCAAAGAGCCCCTTAACAGGAGGTTATGGAGATGGAAATATTGGTACACTGTTTTCTGTTGAAATGAGGAAATCCGGTTTAGATGCGATAGTATTTTATGGTAAATCAGAAAAACCATTACTACTTAATATAGAAAACGATAAGGTAAGTTTTGAAAATGCTGATGATTTGTGGGGTTTAGATTCTTGGGAAACCGAAGAAAAACTTAGAAAAAGATTTGGAAGATTTGCTGGAATGGTAGAAATAGGACCGGGAGGAGAGAACTTAGTAAGATTTGCAACTGTTATGAGCCAAGAAGGGAGAAGTGGGGGAAGGCCGGGTATTGGAGCAGTTATGGGATCTAAAAAGATAAAAGCTGTTGTAATAAAAGGAACAAAGAATGTAGAATTATTTGATGAAAAGAATTTCAAAATAGAAGGGATTAAGGCATTAAAAGAAGTTAGAGAAAGGCCCGGTTATAATTTCTGGATGAGAGAAGGTACGATGGCAACTGTTGATTGGGCCCAAGAAGCAAGTGTTTTACCAACTTATAACTTTAGCGAAGGAGTTTTTGATGAATATAAAGGTATCGATGGTTATACTATGGAATCATTAAAGGTAGATCAAAGAGGTTGCCCTGGATGTAATATGCAATGTGGTAATGTAATACTAGATACTGAAGGAAATAAAAGTGAGTTAGATTATGAAAATGTTGCTATATTGGGAAGCAATTTGGGAATTCCTAGATTACAAGATGTAGCCGTTTTAAATACCTTAGCTGATAAGTATGGTTTAGACACAATAAGCCTTGGCGGTGTTTTAGGTTGGGGGACTGAGGCAAGCCAAAAAGGGATATTAAATGTTGATGGAAGAAAATTAGAATGGGGAGATGTAAAGACATATAAAGAATTAGTATCTGAGATAGCTTTTAGAAAAACAGAATTAGGAAATATATTAGCTGAAGGCACAATGCATGCCTGCAATAAAGTAGGAGGTTGTGATTTTGCTGTTAATGCAAAAGGTTTAGAAGTAAGCGCGTATGATTGTCATACAGCTCCCGGTATGGCTCTTGCCTTTTCAACAAGCCCAATAGGTGCTCACCATAAGGATGCATGGGTTATAAGTTGGGAAGTACAAAATGATAGATTTTCATATGATAGGGAAAAAGCCGCAAAGGTTATTGAATTACAAAGGATCAGAGGAGGAATGTTTGAAAGCATAACTACTTGTAGGCTTCCATGGGTAGAAATCGGATTGAATTTAGAACATTACCCACTTTTATTAACTTATGCAACAGGTATAAAGTATACATGGGATACTATATATGATGTAGCTGATAGAATATATGCGTTGATTAGGGCATTTTGGATAAGAGAATTTAATGCGTGGGATAGAAAATATGATATGCCTCCTGAAAAGTGGTTTAAATATCCTTTAACTAAAGGTCCATTGAAGGGTGGTAGACTGAGCTATGAAGGATATAATCAGCTCTTAGACCACTATTATGATTTAAGAGGATGGGATAAAAATGGTGTTCCAAAAATAGAAACACTAAAAAGGTTGAATTTAGAATTTGTAATACCTACATTAGAAAAAATAGTTAAATTAAGTTAA
- a CDS encoding 30S ribosomal protein S25e, translating to MSKEVSKKPGKQPKAKEEKKQTSAFDASSELISRVKKDLAKLNYVTPYKVANSYNVALSTARRILKELEKEGVLVLYSPSRRNPVYILKQ from the coding sequence ATGTCAAAAGAAGTCAGTAAAAAGCCCGGTAAACAGCCTAAAGCAAAAGAAGAAAAGAAACAAACAAGCGCATTTGATGCAAGTTCAGAGCTGATATCAAGAGTTAAAAAGGACCTAGCAAAGTTAAATTATGTAACACCTTATAAAGTTGCAAATAGCTATAATGTTGCATTATCTACAGCTAGAAGAATATTAAAAGAATTAGAAAAAGAAGGAGTTTTAGTTTTATACTCCCCAAGCAGGAGAAATCCAGTTTATATATTAAAACAATAG
- a CDS encoding DUF2153 domain-containing protein — MSQYRQDLGEFLKNLDRWISMQQAVLDTFKENYPKVRDSDRLDIIVNTRIAFNHMIRTLKAFDDWLQDPFITTNAPKELLLQVWDRTINILQQLILMDIEHTSSMRKMLDELSREGRINPLIARFREIGEERREEGRGTTTISF; from the coding sequence GTGTCTCAGTATAGACAAGATTTGGGAGAGTTTTTAAAGAATCTAGATAGATGGATTTCTATGCAACAAGCAGTTTTAGATACATTTAAAGAAAACTATCCAAAAGTAAGAGATTCAGATAGATTAGATATAATAGTAAATACTAGGATAGCATTCAATCATATGATAAGAACATTGAAGGCATTTGACGACTGGCTACAGGACCCATTTATTACAACAAATGCCCCTAAAGAACTTTTATTACAAGTATGGGATAGAACTATTAATATATTGCAACAACTAATATTAATGGATATTGAACACACATCATCAATGAGAAAAATGCTAGATGAGTTATCTAGAGAAGGTAGAATAAATCCCCTCATCGCTAGATTTAGAGAAATAGGAGAAGAAAGGAGAGAAGAAGGCAGAGGGACAACAACAATATCATTTTAA
- a CDS encoding transcription initiation factor IIB: protein MSQSQDSGKDQSKSSVKCPPDKIIYDANMGARICLETGEVIEEQVIGDEAEWRAYTPDEKARRTRVGGPLSLSKPNMGVDVYIGSFHEGSGKKIRGLSRRIDMLRLQRSFRMGRTLSSLEKNINQALKILDELATHMELSNKVREEASKMYRDATQKGLTRGRSIESVVAATLYAACRKLRIPCTIDEIAKHLSIKDNDVKREIARCYRLLVRDLEVDIPVIEPELFVNRIVSALGLPDYVAVEAIKILREARGKGTTAGKDPSGLAAAAVYLAALKHGLRRTQKEVAHVAGVTEVTVRNRYKEIAGEAASKLS from the coding sequence ATGTCCCAGTCTCAGGATTCTGGTAAGGATCAATCTAAGTCAAGTGTTAAGTGCCCACCAGATAAGATAATATATGATGCAAATATGGGAGCAAGGATTTGTCTTGAAACAGGAGAAGTTATAGAAGAGCAAGTTATAGGAGACGAAGCAGAATGGCGTGCATATACCCCGGATGAAAAAGCAAGGAGAACAAGAGTTGGAGGACCTTTATCGTTAAGCAAACCAAATATGGGAGTAGATGTTTATATTGGTAGTTTTCATGAAGGGAGTGGAAAAAAGATTAGAGGATTATCAAGAAGAATTGATATGTTAAGGTTACAACGTAGTTTTAGGATGGGCAGAACATTAAGCAGTTTAGAAAAGAACATTAATCAGGCTTTGAAAATTTTAGATGAGTTAGCGACTCATATGGAATTATCAAATAAAGTTAGAGAAGAGGCATCTAAAATGTACAGAGATGCTACACAAAAAGGTTTAACAAGAGGTAGGAGTATTGAGAGCGTTGTTGCAGCAACTTTATATGCAGCCTGTCGTAAATTAAGAATTCCATGTACAATAGATGAAATCGCTAAGCATTTATCAATAAAAGATAATGATGTAAAGAGAGAAATAGCTAGATGTTATAGATTATTAGTAAGAGATTTAGAGGTAGATATACCAGTAATAGAGCCGGAATTATTCGTTAATAGAATTGTTAGCGCATTAGGACTTCCTGATTATGTAGCGGTAGAAGCAATAAAAATATTGAGAGAAGCAAGAGGTAAAGGAACAACGGCAGGAAAAGATCCTAGTGGACTTGCTGCAGCAGCAGTTTATCTTGCAGCTCTTAAGCATGGATTAAGAAGAACACAAAAAGAAGTTGCCCATGTAGCTGGTGTTACAGAGGTAACAGTTAGAAATAGATATAAGGAAATTGCAGGAGAAGCTGCATCTAAATTATCTTAA
- the surE gene encoding 5'/3'-nucleotidase SurE, with amino-acid sequence MLGSILITNDDGINSPGINYLIEELSKQGFDVYVVAPKNQVSGAGKSHSFYVKVEKCYVKNAKESWCVDGKPADAVAIGLRYLLKDVKPDIIVSGINIGPNMGLMDFFTSGTIGGALEGILLGYKAIAASFAVLRGIKTREQDILLKKAAKITAEISKIMLDIFREEKIDLININFPSIKPIGFKVTKMSWLSNMDVKLDSKDDVYQVMGWKTDNLEEAYAGGEEESDVAMVKKGYISLSPLCVRCIPEAISYVKAFNKIENRIKGIENLILA; translated from the coding sequence ATGCTAGGATCAATATTGATAACTAATGATGATGGAATCAATAGCCCTGGAATAAACTATTTAATCGAGGAATTAAGCAAACAGGGCTTTGATGTATATGTTGTTGCTCCAAAAAATCAGGTATCTGGAGCAGGAAAATCGCACTCATTTTATGTAAAAGTAGAAAAGTGTTATGTAAAAAACGCAAAGGAATCATGGTGTGTTGATGGAAAACCAGCAGATGCTGTTGCAATTGGTTTGAGGTATCTTTTGAAGGACGTAAAACCTGATATTATAGTTTCAGGCATAAACATTGGACCAAACATGGGCTTAATGGATTTCTTCACGAGCGGCACAATAGGCGGTGCATTAGAGGGGATTTTGTTAGGCTATAAAGCTATAGCAGCTAGCTTTGCCGTTTTAAGAGGCATAAAAACAAGGGAACAAGATATTTTATTGAAAAAGGCAGCAAAAATCACAGCCGAAATCTCTAAAATAATGTTAGATATATTTAGAGAAGAAAAAATAGACTTGATTAATATTAATTTCCCAAGTATAAAACCAATTGGATTTAAGGTAACAAAAATGTCTTGGCTTTCTAATATGGATGTCAAACTTGATTCAAAAGATGATGTCTATCAAGTTATGGGTTGGAAAACTGATAACTTAGAAGAGGCATATGCTGGGGGAGAAGAAGAGAGTGACGTTGCGATGGTTAAGAAAGGATATATTTCATTAAGTCCATTATGTGTAAGATGTATCCCAGAAGCTATTTCATATGTTAAGGCATTTAACAAGATAGAAAACAGAATAAAAGGTATAGAAAATTTAATTTTAGCTTAG
- a CDS encoding HD domain-containing protein — protein sequence MEKTRNEESQGLYQYKAMILDSVHGFIPINAGEYWILQTPFMRRLHNIKQLGANYLVFPSAKHTRLEHSLGSMHIASRIANKILSYALSENNSKLCAALFTTCNEKAYNSFIQVARLAGLLHDLGHLAFSHMIESGIKNIIMYSNEDKNINKVVSEKLRDILSLLVERGGKIHEFYTYYFIKRLSKMAEESDFDMLDLSIIAASSSLFGENNCKALQELKLTCDAGQIVKSIISNEIVDADRLDYLQRDALTSGIVYGNIDIDRLIYGIKPALDGDKPYITLDMKSMPTLEDIFDARYKMYKSVYFHHKSIAINKSVERFVNGLADEWDNVKLDLYKDLDIADFLNPIKLSNAIANDDYYFDDNEMDVMIKTSSIKGSNLLKRWALSLLNRRELLPLSVFKRPEQVMILASQVLEKLHKKSTSDNIRRLVKEIDRERINDFIRRKSNDTIKVDYYDEEIISEEKIMKVIPNIFNWKESMYIRSLVQIGSIPVFLIYVYSDDENQHIKLRENINDIRNSISNEIISIFEEKAKDIE from the coding sequence GTGGAAAAAACAAGGAATGAAGAAAGCCAAGGCCTATATCAATATAAAGCAATGATTTTAGATAGCGTCCATGGTTTCATTCCTATTAATGCAGGAGAATATTGGATATTACAAACACCTTTTATGAGAAGGTTACATAATATTAAACAACTTGGCGCAAATTATTTGGTTTTTCCATCGGCAAAGCATACAAGACTTGAGCACTCTCTTGGAAGCATGCATATTGCATCTAGAATAGCTAATAAAATTTTAAGCTACGCCTTATCAGAAAACAATTCAAAGCTTTGTGCAGCATTATTTACAACATGTAATGAGAAAGCATATAACAGTTTTATACAGGTAGCAAGACTAGCAGGTCTTTTGCATGATCTTGGGCATTTGGCATTTAGCCATATGATTGAGTCTGGAATAAAGAATATTATTATGTATTCCAACGAAGATAAAAATATAAATAAAGTAGTTTCTGAAAAGCTCAGAGACATATTATCATTGCTTGTAGAGAGAGGAGGAAAGATTCATGAATTTTATACATATTATTTCATAAAACGTTTATCAAAGATGGCAGAAGAATCGGATTTTGACATGTTAGATTTGTCAATAATTGCTGCTTCCTCATCTCTATTTGGTGAAAATAATTGCAAGGCATTGCAAGAGTTAAAGCTTACATGTGATGCAGGTCAAATAGTTAAAAGTATCATTTCCAATGAAATAGTTGATGCAGATAGGTTAGATTACCTTCAAAGAGACGCTCTTACCTCAGGTATAGTTTATGGAAATATTGATATTGATAGGCTCATATATGGAATTAAGCCTGCTCTAGATGGAGATAAGCCTTATATTACTTTAGATATGAAAAGCATGCCTACGCTTGAAGATATATTTGATGCTAGATATAAAATGTACAAATCAGTATATTTCCATCATAAATCTATTGCTATAAATAAGTCTGTCGAAAGATTTGTAAATGGCTTAGCTGATGAGTGGGATAATGTAAAGCTAGACCTTTACAAGGATCTTGATATTGCCGATTTTCTTAACCCAATAAAATTATCAAACGCTATAGCAAACGATGATTATTACTTTGATGATAATGAAATGGATGTTATGATAAAAACTTCATCAATAAAGGGATCTAATCTATTAAAAAGATGGGCTTTAAGTTTATTAAATAGAAGGGAATTATTACCCTTGTCTGTATTCAAAAGGCCAGAACAAGTAATGATATTAGCATCACAAGTATTAGAAAAATTGCACAAAAAATCTACTAGTGATAATATAAGAAGGCTTGTAAAAGAAATAGATAGGGAAAGGATTAATGATTTTATTAGACGTAAATCAAACGATACAATTAAGGTAGATTATTATGATGAAGAAATAATAAGTGAAGAAAAAATAATGAAAGTAATCCCAAACATATTTAACTGGAAGGAATCCATGTATATACGAAGCTTAGTTCAAATTGGCTCAATACCTGTATTTTTAATCTATGTCTACTCCGATGATGAGAACCAACACATAAAATTAAGAGAAAATATAAATGATATAAGGAATTCTATATCTAATGAAATTATATCGATTTTTGAAGAGAAGGCTAAAGATATAGAATAA